ATACCAAAAATACTCGTCGTCAATTTACACATATACTGAATAAACTACATCCTTGCATACACCTTAATGTATAGTCCTGTATCTCTCCAGTGGTTCCGACTCTTCTATCAGTTTTTGATGGACGCCGCTTAGTGcctttaaataagttaaaaatagaCCCAATTGTGCAAGACGATTCCTTTTACAGGGtgtacaaaaataatcaaCTCAAGACTAATAACAAGTAGTCTCTTTTTAACAGTACCAAACAGTACCcaccttaaaatatttaacagtCTTGACTTTGAGCTCCAAAGTGGCGTCTTCGTCACAAATGATCAATGTATGTTCATGCTGTTGGAACGCTGACACCGTCCACATGTGATTAACACCTTCTTCAATTGCTTTGTAAAGAGCGAATGCCTTATGAGAGCCAGTTATTAGAATCATAACCTAAATAAGAGATCAGAAGCGTTTAGAACTCAACTAAATGTTGCGGTGTAGAGGGTACCTCTTTGGCATCCATTACCGTACCTACGCCTACAGTAAGGGCTTGTTTAGGAACTTTGTTAATGTCATTTCCGAAGAATCTAGCGTTGGCTTCCAATGTGTCTTGAGCCAGAGTTTTGACCCTAGTTCTGGAGACAAGTGATGAACCTGGCTCGTTGAAGGCAATATGGCCATCGGGGCCGATACCTAAACTCAGTTGTTTTAGAGACTCAGGCCTTAATTGGTTTGTAAAGCGGTATCTACCTCCAATAAATAAGTCAACGCCTCCTGCTTCCGCAATTTTTTGCTCGTATTCTAAACACTCTTTAACGAGATCCGGAGCGTTTCCGTCTAAAATGTGAGCATTTTTTGGATCTATGTCAATGTGTTTGAAGAAGTTATTCCACATGTAATAGTGATAACTTTCTTTATGGTCTCTTGGAAGGTTAACCTACAAATCTTTTACTGTAAATACAGAGTGGTTTAATATTGTGGCAAAGTATCTCCCTTATTTGGCACTACTTAATAACagtttttgtttgaaaattggaAGGTCAGAGACCTATAATTTAACATTGCTTTTGGTTGTATAGGGTGTTACATAACAGTGGggcatttatatttaaatacaacTTCTGTGTATTATTGCATATATTTCGGTTTTTgtcatttcattatttactttatatccatcatatatatttttagataaatgctaaaaatttgaagcttattaaattgaaacaaattattccAACAAATCTGTTTTGAGTTCAAAGATTTCTATCTACTGCTACAAATATTGAACTATTGAAGATAATTTTGATATCGCAATACTTATGTATCACTTATTTGCTAGGAATACACAgtttattatttcagaatCAGCGCCAACAAGACATACCACTTAGACATATATGcacagaaattaaaaaataattaagagaGTATTTACTTAGTTTGGCTCCATTAGGAGTTCAAGTGACTCAAATGATGATAAGCATCCATTTCTATTATGCAGAATGTAACAGGTCATCATGGACATATTTCAGGGGGTAATAGTattatgcaaaataaaaaatatgctaataaacccatggtcaaaaatgc
The DNA window shown above is from Euwallacea similis isolate ESF13 chromosome 2, ESF131.1, whole genome shotgun sequence and carries:
- the Oscillin gene encoding glucosamine-6-phosphate isomerase, which codes for MRLVILNDSTCVAEWAAKYVMKKIIEAQPGPDKYFVLGLPTGGTPYGMYQKLIEFHKAGKISFKYVKTFNMDEYVNLPRDHKESYHYYMWNNFFKHIDIDPKNAHILDGNAPDLVKECLEYEQKIAEAGGVDLFIGGIGPDGHIAFNEPGSSLVSRTRVKTLAQDTLEANARFFGNDINKVPKQALTVGVGTVMDAKEVMILITGSHKAFALYKAIEEGVNHMWTVSAFQQHEHTLIICDEDATLELKVKTVKYFKALSGVHQKLIEESEPLERYRTIH